One window from the genome of Nicotiana sylvestris chromosome 9, ASM39365v2, whole genome shotgun sequence encodes:
- the LOC138878029 gene encoding uncharacterized mitochondrial protein AtMg00860-like: MAPVELKPLKEQLKHLLEKGFIRPKDEHVDHLRAVLQILHDNKLYAKISKCEFWLKSVAFLGYIVSHGGIKVDTQKIEDVKSWRRPTTPIEIRSFLGLVGYYRRFVEGFSSLSAPLTKLTQKATKFQWTEACEQSFQELKNMLTSAPILALLEGPDGCAMYCDASGVGLECVLM; the protein is encoded by the exons ATGGCACCTGTCGAATTGAAGccgttgaaggagcagttaaaacATTTACTGGAGAAGGGTTTCATCAGACCCA aggatgagcatgtggaTCACCTGCGAGCAGTACTCCAAATCCTCCACgataataaattgtatgctaagatttctaagtgtgagttctggttaaagtctgtagcattcttggggtATATTGTATCCCAcggaggtataaaggtagacactcagaagattgaggaTGTGAAATCCTGGCGTAGACCTACCACTCcgatagagattcgtagctttctaggaTTAGTAGGATATTACCGGAGGTTCGtagagggtttttcttctctttcagcaccattaacaaagctgacgcagaaagcgactaagtttcagtggacagaggcATGTGAAcagagtttccaagagcttaagaacaTGTTGACCTCAGCACCTATTCTAGCACTTCTAGAAGGTCCAGATGGTTGTGCCATGTATTGCGATGCCTCAGGTGTCGGGTTAGAATGTGTCCTGATGTAA
- the LOC138878030 gene encoding uncharacterized protein, translated as MAQPANSTTGSAVSVHPTGHEFESLAGRGRGRGRGSSSGGNQNRIYVLAGRHDQVYSPDVVTGMLTICSHDVYALIDPRSTLSCITPFVARKFGIVPETLSYPFVVPTPVGESIITRHVYRGCTVSVCGRQTSAGLVELENLDFDAIMGMDWLAACYAMVDCRARTARFHFPGEPVLEWVGNTATPRGRFIYYMKARKIIARGCIYHIVRVKDANVEIPTLQSIPVVKEYVDIFLDEHPGIPPK; from the coding sequence ATGGCGCAACCAGCAAATTCAACAACAGGATCAGCTGTGTCCGTGCATCCTACAGGGCATGAGTTTGAGTCTTTGGctggtagaggtcgaggcagaggtaGAGGGTCTAGTTCAGGTGGTAACCAGAATCGTATCTATGTGCTAGCAGGTCGACATGACCAAGTGTACTCACCAGACGTTGTGacaggtatgttgaccatttgttctcacgatgtttatgccttgatagacccacgatctactttatcatgtattaccccatttgtcgcgaggaaatttggtatagtgcctgaaaCACTAAGTTATCCTTTTGTGGTACCTACACCGGTCGGAGAATCGATTATTACTAGACACGTTTACCGAGGTTGTACAGTATCAGTTTGTGGTCGTCAGACCTCAGCTGGCCTAGTTGAACTAGAGAATTTGGATTTCgatgctatcatgggcatggactggttggcagcttgttatgccATGGTTGATTGTCGAGCAAGGACAGCTAGATTTCATTTTCCAGGTGAAccagtccttgaatgggtaggtaatacagcgACACCTAGAGGCAGGTTTATTTACTATATGAAGGCAAGGAAAATCATCGCAAgagggtgcatttatcatattgtgcgagttaaaGATGCGAATGTTGAGATACCTACACTTCAATCTATTCCAGTAGTCAAAGAGTACGTGGATATATTTCTAGATGAACATCCCGGTATTCCTCCAAAGtga